A segment of the bacterium genome:
CTACGAAGATGCCGTAGACCATGAAGGAAGAGAACTTCCAGCGCTCGGCCATCGAGCCGGTCGGGATGGTCGCCGTGGTGTCCATGAAGACCATCTGGAAGAGGAACATGGCGAAGATGGCTACGTCGTAAGTATGTCCCGTCAGGCAGAACCCGGTCATTCCGAAGAGGCCGAAGTCCTTGCCGAAGAGGTTGATGGTGAATTCGCTGTTGAGCCCGTCGAAGCCGCCCAGAGTAGCCAGGGAGCCGACGCCGCCGAACATCAGGGCGAAACCGCAGAGGTAAAAGCCGATCATGCCGAGGGGGTAGATCATGAAGTTCATCGACATGGTGTGCGCGACGTTCTTGGCGCGGGTGAAGCCGCCCTCGACCATCGCGAAACCGGCCTGCATGAACATGACGAGGAAGCCGGTGATGAGAACCCACATCATGTTGATGGCTATCTTGTTGTGGCCGACCGCGTTTGCGATGTCCAGAGTGGAGGTCTCTCCGGTCTTTACGTCGTAGGCCATGCCGGTGGAACCGCCGTTCGGGTCCGAGGTGCGGGCCGAAGGCGCTTCTATGGTTATCGTGGATGAGGGGGCCGAGGCCATCTCCTCGGCCAGGGCGACGCCTGTGAACAGGAAGATTCCCGTCAACAGTGCCAGTATTATTTGGTTTACCAATTTTAAGCGGCGCATACTCCTTGCTCCTGTCTTTGAAGAAGTTAAAATTTCCGGGGAGGTCTCCGGCCCCGCTTGCGGCCCCGCGAGTTAAAGGCCGGTTCGCTCCCTCTGGAAATGTTTATCTTCAAGAGTCGTGCCAACCGGTGCAACAAGCGGAAAGTATAGAATAAAAGCGAAGTTTTGCAAGAAAGGAGGAGAAACGGAAATGAAATAGATTACAAAATTGACACGTAAAAGTTTAAAAAGTACAAAAATGGAACCTAATCTTCACTCTTCCGGCGCGGCGCGGCGCGGACGCCGCCGGTCGAAGCGGAAAACCCGCCACCTGTCCGCGTTGGCACAATTCGTGAATTAACTTTTCTCGCCCCGCGAAGAAAAAGAATGGAAGGAGAATCAAGGTGGTTAAAATCGAAGCGATAATCAAGCCCTTCAAACTTGAAGAGGTCAAGGAAGCGCTGCACGCAGTAGGCATTACCGGCATGACCGTCAGCGACGTGCGCGGTTTCGGAAGGCAGAAGGGCCATACCGAAACCTATCGGGGAGCCGAGCACAAGGTTGAGTTCCTCCAGAAGACCAGAATAGAGGTCGTCGTTCCCGACGATATGGAAAACAAGGTTGTGGACGTGATTG
Coding sequences within it:
- a CDS encoding P-II family nitrogen regulator, which produces MVKIEAIIKPFKLEEVKEALHAVGITGMTVSDVRGFGRQKGHTETYRGAEHKVEFLQKTRIEVVVPDDMENKVVDVIVSAAKTGNIGDGKIFIHLIKDVVRIRTGERGQGAI